One genomic region from Amycolatopsis sp. FBCC-B4732 encodes:
- a CDS encoding ABC transporter permease subunit, whose amino-acid sequence MTTLRPRPAPARPAPAASSSLTPTQRRLGRDWRLAAVFIGPTLVLVAGLILVPIVSSIFTSTTERHGAETVFVGLDNYTALVGDGLFHQGVLNSFVFTAYAEIFKVTFGLIAALMLHHMRRGKALVAAVILLPWVIPTVVTAFTWRSLLDPIFGSVNVLLTDSGIGPGLAAIGLVDKWPAEWLSDPALAMPAVILVNVWKGIPFFTVTFLAGLKAIDHGLHEAAMVDGASQWQRFLHITLPGLRPVMIVTVLLSSIWTFNNFDLIWLMTQGGPGDATAPYVMVAYSKAIQQLQLGAGAAVTLVMLPVIAILVVLLVRMMRRGDQPGAADLGRTRLTPAQRKALPWAVVVVALLLLAWASPHIVWKAALVLGVFVVLAAALGRVVSALAIRGNRVAARLVGGAGSGLALVGLLGFVLAPLYWMTVTAFKSDDQIVARTDDLWPTPWSTEQFTNLFTGRAFGTWYLNTILVSVASTVIALVCAALAGYALARLKFRGSESFTVTILLTYVMPGALLFIPLYQLMSGIGLNDSLWSLVLAYPTFTLPFATWLLVGYFKSIPADLEEAALVDGCTRFGAFRRIVLPLAKPGLLAVALFTLTNAWNEFLFAFVFITKDDYKTLPVGMQSMIFGDVVPQGQLAAASLLISIPVVLMYGFGQRFLTEGLTAGAVKG is encoded by the coding sequence ATGACCACCCTGCGTCCGCGCCCGGCGCCGGCCCGTCCGGCGCCGGCCGCGTCGTCCTCGCTCACGCCGACGCAGCGGCGGCTCGGGCGCGACTGGCGCCTCGCCGCGGTGTTCATCGGGCCGACGCTGGTGCTCGTCGCCGGCCTGATCCTCGTCCCGATCGTCAGCTCGATCTTCACCAGCACCACCGAACGCCACGGCGCGGAAACGGTCTTCGTCGGGCTGGACAACTACACCGCCCTCGTCGGCGACGGCTTGTTCCACCAGGGCGTGCTCAATTCGTTCGTCTTCACCGCCTACGCCGAGATCTTCAAGGTGACCTTCGGGCTCATCGCGGCGTTGATGCTGCACCACATGCGCCGCGGCAAGGCACTGGTCGCCGCGGTGATCCTGCTGCCGTGGGTGATCCCGACGGTCGTCACGGCCTTCACCTGGCGCTCGCTGCTCGACCCGATCTTCGGCAGCGTCAACGTTCTGCTGACCGACTCCGGGATCGGCCCCGGCCTCGCCGCGATCGGGCTCGTCGACAAGTGGCCCGCGGAGTGGCTGTCCGATCCCGCGCTCGCGATGCCGGCGGTCATCCTGGTCAACGTCTGGAAGGGCATCCCGTTCTTCACGGTGACGTTCCTCGCCGGCCTCAAGGCCATCGACCACGGTCTCCACGAGGCGGCGATGGTGGACGGCGCGTCGCAGTGGCAGCGCTTCCTGCACATCACGCTGCCGGGGCTGCGTCCGGTCATGATCGTCACGGTGCTGCTGTCGTCGATCTGGACGTTCAACAACTTCGACCTGATCTGGCTGATGACCCAGGGCGGCCCGGGGGACGCGACCGCCCCGTACGTGATGGTGGCCTACTCCAAGGCCATCCAGCAGCTGCAGCTGGGCGCGGGCGCCGCGGTCACGCTGGTGATGCTGCCGGTCATCGCGATCCTCGTGGTGCTCCTCGTGCGGATGATGCGCCGCGGCGACCAGCCCGGCGCGGCCGACCTGGGACGCACACGGCTGACTCCCGCGCAGCGCAAGGCTTTGCCGTGGGCGGTCGTCGTGGTCGCGCTGCTCCTGCTGGCCTGGGCGTCCCCGCACATCGTGTGGAAGGCCGCGCTCGTGCTCGGCGTGTTCGTGGTGCTGGCCGCGGCCCTCGGCAGGGTCGTCTCCGCGCTCGCCATCCGGGGCAACCGGGTGGCGGCCCGCCTGGTCGGCGGCGCCGGGTCGGGGCTCGCGCTCGTGGGGCTGCTCGGCTTCGTGCTCGCGCCGCTCTACTGGATGACGGTCACGGCCTTCAAGTCCGACGACCAGATCGTCGCGCGCACCGACGACCTCTGGCCGACCCCGTGGAGCACCGAGCAGTTCACCAACCTGTTCACCGGCCGCGCGTTCGGCACCTGGTACCTCAACACGATCCTGGTGTCGGTGGCGTCCACCGTGATCGCGCTGGTCTGCGCGGCGCTGGCCGGGTACGCGTTGGCGCGGCTGAAGTTCCGGGGTTCGGAGAGCTTCACGGTGACGATCCTGCTCACCTACGTGATGCCGGGCGCGCTGCTGTTCATCCCGCTGTACCAGCTGATGAGCGGGATCGGGCTCAACGACTCGTTGTGGTCGCTGGTACTCGCCTACCCGACGTTCACCCTGCCGTTCGCGACGTGGCTGCTCGTCGGCTACTTCAAGTCGATCCCGGCCGACCTCGAAGAGGCCGCGCTGGTCGACGGCTGCACGCGGTTCGGGGCGTTCCGCCGGATCGTGCTGCCGCTGGCCAAACCGGGCCTGCTCGCGGTCGCGCTGTTCACGCTCACCAACGCGTGGAACGAGTTCCTCTTCGCCTTCGTGTTCATCACCAAGGACGACTACAAGACGCTGCCCGTCGGCATGCAGTCGATGATCTTCGGCGACGTCGTGCCGCAGGGCCAGCTGGCCGCGGCCTCGCTGCTGATCAGCATCCCGGTCGTGCTCATGTACGGGTTCGGGCAGCGGTTCCTGACCGAGGGCCTCACGGCCGGGGCGGTGAAGGGGTGA
- a CDS encoding mandelate racemase/muconate lactonizing enzyme family protein, producing the protein MITEEHVATASRPSDLRITDLRVANLTGVPFRSSIIRIDTNQGLVGYGEVRDGASATYALVLKSRLVGENPCNVDKIFRKIKQFGHHGRQGGGVSGVEMALMDLAGKAYGVPAYALLGGRFREEIRCYADTPSLPDPHEMGARLLERKRRGFTMLKMDIGVDLLWEVPGALIAPPGARADDTTMHPFTGIQVTATGVDHLASYVDTVRSVVGYDVALAADHFGHIALDSCIRIGRALEPFTLAWIEDLIPWQLTDQWRRLTEAVAVPTCTGEDIYLLEGFRPLLDAGAIRVVHPDPATSGGIAETKRLGDYAQERGIAMALHLAASPIATMACVHLAAATENFLVLEHHAADVEFWSDLVTGPLIRDGHITVPDTPGLGFGDLDEELVRHHLDPRDPVFFAETTHWDAESSHDRLWS; encoded by the coding sequence GTGATCACGGAGGAGCACGTCGCGACGGCGTCGCGCCCGAGCGACCTGCGCATCACCGACCTGCGGGTGGCGAACCTGACCGGCGTGCCGTTCCGCTCGTCGATCATCCGGATCGACACGAACCAGGGCCTCGTCGGCTACGGCGAAGTGCGCGACGGGGCCAGCGCCACCTACGCGCTCGTGCTCAAGAGCAGGCTCGTCGGCGAGAACCCCTGCAACGTCGACAAGATCTTCCGCAAGATCAAGCAGTTCGGGCACCACGGCCGCCAGGGCGGCGGGGTCTCCGGCGTCGAGATGGCGTTGATGGACCTGGCGGGCAAGGCGTACGGAGTGCCGGCGTACGCGCTGCTCGGCGGCCGGTTCCGGGAGGAGATCCGGTGCTACGCGGACACGCCGTCGCTGCCGGACCCGCACGAGATGGGCGCCCGGCTGCTGGAGCGCAAGCGGCGCGGGTTCACTATGCTGAAGATGGACATCGGCGTCGACCTGCTGTGGGAAGTGCCGGGGGCGCTGATCGCGCCGCCGGGCGCCCGCGCGGACGACACGACGATGCACCCGTTCACCGGCATCCAGGTGACGGCCACGGGTGTCGACCACCTGGCGTCCTATGTGGACACAGTGCGGTCCGTCGTCGGCTACGACGTCGCGCTCGCCGCCGACCACTTCGGCCACATCGCCCTCGACTCGTGCATCCGGATCGGCCGCGCGCTGGAGCCGTTCACGCTGGCGTGGATCGAAGACCTGATCCCGTGGCAGCTGACCGACCAGTGGCGCCGGCTCACCGAGGCCGTCGCCGTCCCGACGTGCACGGGGGAGGACATCTACCTCTTGGAGGGCTTCCGGCCGTTGCTGGACGCGGGCGCCATCCGCGTCGTGCACCCCGATCCGGCGACGTCGGGCGGGATCGCGGAGACCAAGCGGCTCGGGGACTACGCGCAGGAGCGCGGGATCGCGATGGCGCTGCACCTGGCGGCGTCACCGATCGCGACGATGGCGTGCGTGCACCTGGCGGCCGCCACGGAGAACTTCCTCGTGCTCGAACACCACGCGGCCGACGTGGAGTTCTGGAGCGACCTCGTCACCGGCCCGCTGATCCGGGACGGCCACATCACGGTGCCGGACACACCGGGACTGGGCTTCGGCGACCTCGACGAGGAACTGGTGCGCCACCACCTCGACCCGCGCGACCCGGTGTTCTTCGCCGAAACGACGCACTGGGACGCGGAGTCGAGCCACGACCGCCTGTGGAGCTAG
- a CDS encoding ribonuclease activity regulator RraA — protein sequence MVETHDIVRPPAELSAALAKIGSATASGELSRMGIRSAFISGPVSVTPGVRVAGPALTLQFLPKREDLYPVEEYEEPEKQLHRHVMYHAQPGDMIVVDARGDMGSGVFGEMMLTYFKGRGGAGVVVDGCLRDTGEAKQLGLGLWIRGATPNFHTQTGIVPVAVNVPVACGGTLVEPGDIVVADDDGAVVVPVKLAPALVAHAEEHAEWEEFSRIRLAEGGDLRRYYPLSDEARPEYERWRAEQGRA from the coding sequence GTGGTCGAGACGCACGACATCGTCCGCCCGCCCGCCGAGCTCAGTGCGGCGCTCGCGAAGATCGGCAGCGCGACCGCCAGTGGTGAGCTCAGCCGGATGGGGATTCGCAGCGCGTTCATCAGCGGGCCCGTTTCGGTGACGCCCGGTGTGCGCGTCGCCGGGCCGGCGCTCACGCTGCAGTTCTTGCCGAAGCGGGAAGACCTTTACCCCGTCGAGGAATACGAAGAGCCGGAGAAGCAGCTGCACCGGCACGTCATGTACCACGCCCAGCCCGGCGACATGATCGTCGTCGACGCGCGCGGGGACATGGGCAGCGGAGTGTTCGGCGAGATGATGCTGACCTACTTCAAGGGCCGCGGCGGTGCCGGCGTGGTCGTCGACGGGTGCCTGCGCGACACCGGTGAGGCCAAGCAGCTCGGTCTCGGGCTGTGGATCCGGGGCGCCACCCCGAACTTCCACACCCAGACCGGCATCGTGCCGGTCGCCGTCAACGTGCCGGTCGCCTGCGGGGGCACGCTCGTCGAACCGGGGGACATCGTGGTCGCCGACGACGACGGGGCCGTCGTGGTGCCGGTGAAGCTGGCCCCGGCTCTGGTGGCGCACGCCGAGGAGCACGCGGAATGGGAGGAGTTCTCCCGGATCCGGCTGGCCGAGGGCGGCGACCTGCGGCGGTACTACCCGCTGTCGGACGAGGCCCGGCCCGAGTACGAACGGTGGCGCGCCGAACAGGGCCGCGCCTAG
- the fxsT gene encoding FxSxx-COOH system tetratricopeptide repeat protein, protein MASGADTPTLAAKIRRLRKERGWSAQRLADQCAKLGEPALTRSTIAKIESGVRRSVHAGELAVLARAFEVSPGVLLGETMEASGHSGASTNALLQDHREARPIVTLPHRAGVLPVRAASYQRRTGPSLVISAMGLGETTPLSSNVSGKIDVLSGLGGVGKTQVALDYTQQLWTAGEVDLWVWVTAGSREAIVSSFARLAVDLTGVEDTDSEHGAQRLLEWLTTSPARWLVVLDDVQTPADLRGLWPPITPTGQTIVTTRRRDAALRGYGRRLVEVDVFTPEEAEAYLRAALVGQPHLVEGAAELAVELGCLPLALAQAAGYMMDRGLSCADYRARWTSQRRNLASLLPEPDGLPDEHRATVATTWLLSVEQADQLQPTGVARLLLDVASVLDPNGIPAAVFEAPAVTSLLAHHTRRDIDAGQARDGLMCLHRLNLITLDPNSDTRAVRVHTLVQRATRDALTAPQRAAVLRVAADALLHIWPAPERDTVLGQVLRANTDALAETAGEHLWKPRAHALLFRAGISLGDRGLITEAHTYFHRLLASARRHLGPDHPDTLTTRSHLARWRGEAGDPTGAVAAFEELFNDSARVLGPDHPDSLTTRGNLAYWRGEAGDPTGAASASEELLTDALRVWGPDHPDTLANRSNLALWRGEAGDSAGAVAAFENVVIDSVRILGPDHPVTLTTRSNLAHWRGEAGDSAGAVAAFENVVIDSVRILGPDHPDTLTARHNLARWQGEVGDLAGAATAAEEVLTDRVRILGPDHPDTLTTRNNLAFWRGKAGDPAGAVAAYEQLLTDCFRVLGADHPDTLTARSNLALWRGKAEDPAGAVAAFEQLLPDVLRVLGPDHPNILTIRNNLAHWRSQSSERVTS, encoded by the coding sequence ATGGCGTCCGGGGCAGACACGCCCACCCTTGCCGCGAAGATACGGCGCCTCCGCAAGGAGCGGGGGTGGTCGGCGCAGCGTCTCGCCGACCAGTGCGCGAAGCTCGGCGAGCCAGCCCTTACTCGGAGCACGATCGCGAAGATCGAATCTGGGGTCAGACGATCGGTGCACGCAGGCGAGTTGGCAGTCCTGGCGCGGGCGTTCGAGGTTTCTCCGGGCGTCCTGCTCGGCGAGACGATGGAAGCATCCGGTCACTCTGGCGCCAGCACGAATGCGTTGCTTCAGGACCATCGCGAGGCGCGTCCGATAGTCACCCTGCCTCACCGCGCGGGTGTGCTTCCTGTCAGGGCGGCTTCTTATCAACGCCGCACAGGGCCTTCGCTGGTGATCAGCGCAATGGGGCTAGGCGAGACCACCCCACTAAGCTCGAACGTGTCCGGCAAGATCGACGTGCTGTCCGGACTGGGCGGCGTCGGCAAGACGCAGGTCGCACTGGACTACACCCAGCAGCTCTGGACCGCCGGCGAGGTAGATCTCTGGGTCTGGGTGACCGCGGGGTCACGAGAGGCGATCGTGTCCAGCTTCGCCCGCCTTGCCGTCGACCTGACCGGCGTTGAAGACACCGATTCCGAACACGGTGCGCAGCGTCTGTTGGAGTGGCTTACAACCAGCCCCGCGCGGTGGCTGGTAGTGCTCGACGATGTGCAGACACCCGCAGATCTACGCGGACTGTGGCCACCGATCACTCCGACCGGGCAGACGATAGTGACCACGCGCCGCCGGGACGCAGCTCTACGCGGGTACGGTCGACGCTTGGTCGAGGTTGACGTGTTCACTCCGGAAGAGGCGGAGGCGTACCTTCGGGCCGCTCTGGTCGGCCAGCCGCACTTGGTGGAGGGTGCGGCCGAATTGGCGGTCGAGCTGGGATGTTTGCCGTTGGCGTTGGCGCAGGCCGCCGGGTACATGATGGACCGGGGCTTGTCCTGCGCGGACTATCGGGCGCGGTGGACCAGCCAACGGCGCAACCTCGCGTCCCTGCTGCCCGAGCCGGACGGGCTGCCCGACGAACACCGCGCGACGGTGGCCACGACATGGTTGTTGTCGGTGGAGCAGGCCGACCAATTGCAACCGACAGGAGTCGCAAGACTATTGCTGGACGTGGCTAGCGTGCTGGACCCTAACGGCATTCCCGCCGCGGTGTTCGAGGCCCCGGCAGTCACTAGCCTGCTCGCACATCACACTCGACGAGACATCGACGCTGGGCAGGCTCGAGACGGGCTGATGTGCCTGCACCGACTGAACCTGATCACCCTCGACCCGAACTCGGATACCCGGGCCGTGCGGGTGCACACCTTGGTGCAGCGGGCCACCCGCGACGCCCTGACAGCCCCACAACGGGCAGCAGTGTTGAGAGTGGCGGCAGACGCTCTGCTGCACATCTGGCCAGCCCCTGAACGCGACACTGTGCTGGGGCAAGTGCTGCGCGCTAACACCGACGCACTGGCCGAGACAGCTGGTGAACACCTATGGAAACCCAGGGCGCATGCTTTGCTCTTCCGCGCGGGAATCAGTCTCGGCGACCGAGGGCTGATCACAGAGGCGCATACCTACTTTCACCGGCTCCTCGCTAGTGCCAGACGGCATTTGGGCCCGGATCACCCTGACACATTGACCACCCGCAGCCACCTCGCCCGTTGGCGGGGCGAGGCGGGTGATCCGACGGGCGCGGTTGCTGCATTCGAGGAATTATTCAATGACAGTGCGCGGGTACTGGGCCCGGACCACCCTGACTCATTGACCACCCGCGGCAACCTCGCCTATTGGCGGGGCGAGGCGGGTGATCCGACCGGTGCAGCATCTGCATCCGAGGAATTGCTAACTGACGCACTTCGGGTGTGGGGACCGGACCATCCCGACACCTTGGCCAACCGCAGCAACCTTGCTCTTTGGCGAGGCGAGGCCGGTGATTCGGCCGGCGCCGTGGCTGCATTCGAAAATGTGGTCATCGACAGTGTGCGGATACTGGGCCCAGACCATCCCGTCACCCTGACCACCCGCAGCAACCTTGCGCACTGGCGGGGCGAGGCCGGTGATTCGGCCGGCGCCGTGGCTGCATTCGAAAATGTGGTCATCGACAGTGTGCGGATACTGGGCCCAGACCATCCCGACACCCTGACCGCCCGTCACAACCTCGCTCGTTGGCAAGGAGAAGTGGGCGACCTGGCTGGTGCCGCGACCGCGGCCGAGGAGGTCCTGACCGACCGCGTTCGGATATTGGGTCCGGATCATCCCGACACCCTGACCACCCGCAACAACCTCGCCTTCTGGCGGGGAAAAGCAGGGGATCCGGCTGGCGCCGTAGCGGCGTACGAGCAACTGCTTACCGACTGCTTTCGGGTGTTGGGGGCGGACCATCCTGACACCTTGACCGCTCGCAGCAACCTAGCCCTCTGGCGGGGAAAGGCAGAGGACCCGGCTGGCGCTGTCGCCGCGTTCGAGCAGCTGCTGCCCGACGTCTTGCGAGTACTAGGCCCGGACCACCCCAACATCTTGACCATTCGCAACAACCTTGCCCACTGGCGGAGCCAATCGTCCGAGCGAGTAACCTCTTAA
- a CDS encoding MerR family transcriptional regulator: MRIGELSQRTGVSPRSLRYYEDQGLLTSARSEAGQRHYADNAVQRVTLIRQLFDAGMSSRVIATVLPCVDVPDDLDIAEETFAAMIRERDRIDADIAHLVETRQALDVLIKANSRHRAQLAL, encoded by the coding sequence GTGCGGATCGGTGAACTGTCCCAGCGCACGGGCGTCAGCCCGCGCTCACTGCGGTACTACGAAGACCAAGGCCTGCTGACCAGCGCACGTTCCGAGGCGGGACAGCGCCACTACGCCGACAACGCGGTCCAGCGCGTCACGCTCATCCGCCAGCTGTTCGACGCGGGCATGTCCAGCCGCGTCATCGCCACCGTGCTGCCCTGCGTGGACGTCCCCGACGATCTGGACATCGCCGAGGAGACGTTCGCGGCGATGATCCGCGAGCGCGACCGGATCGACGCTGACATCGCGCACCTGGTCGAGACCCGGCAAGCGCTCGACGTGCTGATCAAGGCCAACAGCCGGCACCGGGCACAACTGGCGCTGTGA
- a CDS encoding NADP-dependent oxidoreductase, translating into MGQAWGFGSYGGPEVQEFFDRPDPAPGRGEVLIRVDVAGVNPLDHLLRSGLVPGLDGGRPFPRVLGMEAAGTVLALGEDVDGLEVGDAVFGFALTGGGTYAETTVLSAPNTARIPAGLSATVAATLPVAGTTAVDALDQLGLPAGATILVNGVGGGVGLAVARLAVARELRVIGTGSTAKREHAEAVGVRFVDYTAGDVVAAARELVPDGFDGIVDLAGGTSLRTVAPLAREPRTVISVGDMSVSELGGRFVERRLDRESLERSARLALDGVLAPVITAVHPFSDTPAALATVENGHAAGKVVIKVA; encoded by the coding sequence ATGGGGCAGGCGTGGGGTTTCGGCAGCTACGGCGGGCCCGAGGTGCAGGAGTTCTTCGACCGGCCGGATCCCGCCCCCGGCCGCGGTGAGGTGCTGATCCGGGTCGACGTCGCCGGCGTGAACCCCCTGGACCACCTCCTGCGCTCGGGCCTGGTCCCCGGGCTCGACGGCGGGCGTCCGTTCCCCCGCGTGCTGGGTATGGAGGCGGCGGGAACCGTCCTCGCGCTGGGTGAGGACGTCGACGGGCTCGAGGTGGGTGACGCGGTCTTCGGCTTCGCGCTCACCGGCGGCGGCACCTACGCCGAGACGACGGTGCTGTCCGCGCCCAACACCGCGCGCATCCCGGCGGGGCTGTCCGCGACCGTGGCCGCGACGCTGCCGGTGGCCGGGACGACCGCGGTGGACGCGCTCGACCAGCTCGGCCTCCCGGCCGGCGCCACCATCCTCGTCAACGGCGTCGGGGGCGGGGTCGGCCTCGCCGTCGCCCGGCTGGCGGTCGCGCGTGAGCTGCGGGTGATCGGCACCGGGAGCACCGCCAAGCGCGAGCACGCCGAGGCCGTCGGCGTGCGGTTCGTCGACTACACCGCCGGGGACGTCGTCGCCGCGGCCCGCGAGCTGGTTCCGGACGGCTTCGACGGGATCGTCGACCTGGCCGGAGGCACCTCGCTGCGGACGGTCGCCCCGCTGGCCCGGGAGCCTCGCACCGTCATCTCGGTGGGCGATATGTCCGTGTCGGAGCTGGGCGGGCGTTTCGTCGAGCGTCGCCTCGACCGGGAAAGCCTGGAGCGGTCCGCCCGGCTGGCCCTGGATGGGGTCCTCGCACCCGTGATCACCGCGGTCCACCCGTTTTCCGACACCCCGGCCGCGCTCGCGACCGTCGAAAACGGTCACGCCGCGGGGAAGGTCGTCATCAAGGTGGCCTGA
- a CDS encoding CU044_5270 family protein, producing the protein MTEDNVHRLWTDEELDEGLILMRPGELANRQPLAEARNTLLNAVRSLEGRETLVADTDPVTEPTRKPGLPAGRRWWLSAAAAAVVVVAVGGTVASTGGDHGGPSAQSTSSVPAVKFASVQQALGKAADMIQVTGEQPIPTGKFRFTETRGWYLVASKEHQFAFLAEELRQTWQPSDFDSEWLLKIGQTGNKQWLLGNEQTPTTEGQNKNEIRQSGEWRARGGQFPEKALIFAGRGAGKWGAPTEQQLADLPRDPQQLYDLMLKDPYLVNKPRGGGVLTLAADLLKTGVVPADLKEAVYRAVAKIPGLKITAQVANLDGRKGVALGVTPPDGGYLYEIIVDCDTGEFIGERTTQLTPGGDAGIEGIKANTVSAYSSVRTAITDQAGTVPAGN; encoded by the coding sequence ATGACTGAGGACAACGTCCACCGCTTGTGGACCGACGAAGAGCTGGACGAAGGGCTGATCTTGATGCGCCCCGGCGAACTCGCCAACCGGCAGCCCCTGGCCGAGGCACGAAACACACTGTTGAACGCAGTGCGCTCACTCGAAGGCAGGGAGACCCTGGTGGCCGACACCGACCCCGTGACCGAGCCGACCCGAAAGCCAGGGCTCCCCGCCGGACGGCGCTGGTGGCTCAGCGCGGCGGCCGCCGCGGTAGTGGTCGTTGCCGTCGGCGGCACCGTGGCCAGCACCGGCGGAGACCACGGCGGCCCCTCGGCCCAGTCGACGTCGTCGGTGCCGGCGGTGAAATTCGCGTCGGTGCAGCAGGCGCTGGGCAAAGCGGCCGACATGATCCAGGTCACGGGCGAGCAACCCATTCCCACGGGGAAATTCCGGTTTACTGAGACCCGCGGCTGGTACCTGGTCGCCAGTAAAGAGCACCAGTTCGCTTTCCTCGCCGAAGAGCTGAGGCAGACCTGGCAGCCGAGTGACTTCGACAGTGAATGGCTGCTCAAGATCGGGCAGACGGGGAACAAGCAGTGGCTGCTGGGCAACGAGCAAACCCCCACCACCGAGGGCCAGAACAAAAACGAAATCCGTCAGTCCGGTGAGTGGCGCGCGCGGGGTGGGCAGTTCCCCGAGAAAGCGTTGATCTTCGCCGGCCGGGGCGCCGGAAAATGGGGCGCACCCACCGAACAGCAGCTGGCCGACTTGCCCCGCGACCCGCAACAGCTCTACGACCTCATGCTCAAAGATCCCTATCTGGTGAACAAGCCCCGCGGCGGAGGTGTGCTGACACTCGCGGCCGACCTGCTGAAGACCGGTGTCGTACCCGCCGATCTCAAGGAAGCGGTGTACCGCGCGGTGGCCAAGATCCCCGGGCTGAAGATCACCGCGCAAGTGGCGAACCTGGACGGCCGCAAGGGCGTCGCCCTGGGTGTCACACCCCCGGACGGTGGTTATCTCTACGAGATCATCGTCGATTGCGACACCGGCGAGTTCATCGGGGAACGGACGACCCAGTTGACGCCGGGAGGCGACGCGGGGATCGAAGGCATCAAAGCCAACACCGTGTCCGCCTACAGTTCGGTCCGCACCGCCATCACCGACCAGGCGGGGACCGTTCCAGCGGGAAACTGA
- a CDS encoding RNA polymerase sigma factor, which produces MTRQSTPASGGDRPDLRRGDLEETFRRLFDEHAAVLHRYLVGRIGVDIAGDLLSETFLIALQQRDRYDAERGSARSWLFGIATNLLRTEVRNEVAAQRRQLRLAAHEHSRRVVHGHADRVAERIDAQTRLQHLARALAELSPNDLDVLLLTSWAELTPTEIGEALGVPAGTVRSRLHRTRRLLKASAASSSARDEEGVQADD; this is translated from the coding sequence ATGACGCGGCAATCAACTCCGGCAAGCGGTGGTGATCGGCCTGACCTGCGTCGCGGTGACCTCGAGGAGACTTTCCGGCGTCTGTTCGACGAGCACGCCGCGGTCCTGCACCGCTATCTGGTCGGGAGGATCGGTGTCGACATTGCCGGTGACCTGCTCAGCGAAACGTTCCTGATCGCGTTGCAGCAGCGCGACCGCTACGACGCCGAGCGAGGAAGCGCCCGGTCCTGGCTGTTCGGTATCGCGACGAACCTACTGCGCACGGAGGTCCGCAACGAGGTCGCTGCCCAACGCAGGCAGTTGCGCCTGGCCGCGCACGAGCACAGCAGGCGGGTTGTGCACGGGCATGCCGATCGGGTGGCCGAACGGATCGACGCGCAGACCCGGCTGCAGCATCTGGCCAGGGCGTTGGCGGAACTCTCGCCGAACGATCTGGACGTGCTGCTGCTGACCAGTTGGGCGGAACTGACGCCGACCGAGATCGGCGAGGCGCTCGGTGTTCCCGCCGGCACCGTGCGCTCCCGCTTGCACCGGACCCGGCGCTTGCTGAAGGCGTCCGCGGCATCCAGCTCCGCGCGCGATGAGGAAGGAGTACAGGCCGATGACTGA